The Flavobacterium piscisymbiosum genome includes a region encoding these proteins:
- a CDS encoding alpha-amylase family glycosyl hydrolase — protein sequence MKKRIFFYLVLMCCTFIVNAKNIDIYPTNWWVGMKTNSIQLLIRSTGEAFSSADVLINYSGIKVLKTHQFSNKRYLAVDILISPDALPGNVSIEVIQKGKKQKINWSLNSRRPGNGTLYGQGVNSADFIDLIMVDRFSNGDPTNDRVKGMRDQSLDRNQMYDRHGGDLQGVINNLDYLQGLGITTLWFTPVMENDMMNRTEHGYAITDHYKIDARYGGDTKYKELSNQLHQRGMKLIFDAVYNHFGLYHFLEQDQPENDWVHRWPEYTQTNYREQSLFDPYGTKSDQKKMSDGWFDKIMPDINQDNPYMANFLIQNCIWHIETFGIDGVRLDTYTYNDLNFANRCNQAILNEFPKMTIFGEIMVHGVANQAYFEQNNMDTPFKSNLPSVVDFQSLYYGIIPALTQPFGWTEGVNKLYYTLSSDFLSKNPMQKVLLLDNHDEPRFFSVVGENAEKQKIGFQWLLTCRGIPQLYYGSEVLAKGFKAPDGLVRADFPGGWATDSKNAFTGKGLTDDEKSTQDLVRKLANFRKTSSALTTGKMMHYIPVDGLYVYFRYDATQTIMCIMNTSNAQKEIDFQKYDERSAGFSSGKNVITDENFSLSKKTSIPAMKMWILELNK from the coding sequence ATGAAAAAAAGAATCTTTTTTTACTTGGTTTTAATGTGCTGCACATTCATTGTTAATGCCAAAAATATTGACATATATCCAACCAATTGGTGGGTCGGGATGAAAACAAATTCTATTCAATTGCTTATTCGAAGTACAGGTGAAGCTTTTTCTTCAGCTGATGTTCTCATAAATTATTCTGGTATAAAGGTTTTGAAAACACACCAATTTTCGAATAAAAGATATCTTGCTGTAGATATTTTAATTTCACCAGACGCGCTACCGGGAAATGTTTCCATTGAAGTAATTCAGAAAGGAAAAAAGCAAAAAATTAATTGGTCGCTTAATTCCAGAAGACCTGGCAATGGAACATTGTATGGGCAAGGAGTAAATTCGGCTGATTTTATCGACTTGATTATGGTGGATCGTTTTAGCAATGGAGATCCTACAAATGATCGTGTTAAAGGAATGAGAGATCAATCGCTGGACAGAAATCAAATGTATGATCGCCATGGTGGTGATTTGCAGGGCGTGATTAATAATTTAGATTATCTGCAGGGATTAGGAATTACCACTTTATGGTTTACTCCGGTAATGGAAAATGATATGATGAACCGAACCGAACATGGTTATGCCATTACAGATCATTATAAAATTGATGCGCGTTACGGTGGAGACACAAAGTATAAGGAACTAAGCAATCAATTGCATCAGCGCGGTATGAAACTCATCTTTGATGCTGTTTACAATCATTTTGGATTGTATCATTTTCTAGAACAAGACCAGCCAGAAAATGACTGGGTGCATCGTTGGCCAGAATATACCCAAACCAATTATAGAGAACAGTCATTATTTGATCCGTACGGCACAAAATCTGATCAGAAGAAAATGAGCGATGGCTGGTTTGATAAAATCATGCCCGATATCAATCAGGATAATCCCTACATGGCCAACTTTTTAATTCAGAATTGTATTTGGCACATTGAAACTTTTGGCATAGATGGAGTTCGTTTAGATACATATACTTACAATGATTTAAACTTTGCAAATCGCTGCAATCAGGCAATTTTAAATGAATTTCCTAAAATGACCATTTTTGGAGAGATTATGGTTCACGGAGTAGCCAACCAAGCCTATTTTGAACAAAATAATATGGATACTCCTTTTAAAAGCAATTTACCATCAGTTGTTGATTTTCAAAGTTTATACTACGGAATCATTCCGGCTCTCACTCAACCCTTCGGCTGGACAGAAGGTGTAAATAAACTTTATTATACACTAAGCAGTGATTTTTTAAGTAAAAATCCGATGCAAAAAGTGCTGCTTTTAGACAATCATGACGAACCGCGTTTTTTCTCTGTTGTGGGAGAAAATGCAGAGAAACAAAAAATAGGTTTTCAATGGCTGCTTACTTGTCGCGGGATCCCGCAATTATATTATGGTTCTGAAGTATTGGCTAAAGGATTCAAAGCTCCTGATGGTTTGGTTCGTGCTGATTTTCCAGGTGGATGGGCTACAGATTCCAAAAATGCCTTTACAGGAAAAGGATTAACCGATGATGAAAAATCAACTCAGGATTTAGTTCGAAAATTAGCCAATTTCAGAAAAACGTCTTCGGCTTTAACCACCGGAAAAATGATGCATTATATTCCGGTAGATGGCTTGTATGTTTATTTTAGATATGATGCAACGCAAACAATCATGTGTATTATGAATACCAGCAATGCCCAAAAAGAAATTGATTTTCAGAAATACGACGAAAGATCAGCTGGCTTTTCTTCGGGGAAGAATGTAATTACAGATGAAAACTTTTCATTATCGAAAAAAACTTCAATTCCGGCTATGAAAATGTGGATATTGGAACTAAACAAATAA
- a CDS encoding sensor histidine kinase has product MKALTYDPENRFMKIKLYTLYWLGYILLFSLIQGLPAGDFLTAFYNEWYSILPKILFVTIVVEFLMPRFLFRKKTIAFITVYILLILVFAFLQRLIDNYIIIRYYLTFWKIEPILSAPVFLYNISKLQFVVTIPLAFKLFYYLAEEKNKVQIISSQKLQAELSSLRNQFHPHFLFNVLNSLYSKILTKSDDSAEIVLRISDLLRFSIYDVNNRNISLQNEVDYLKNYISLQQLRFENQLQLSFSVHGTIENHSIEPFLILPFIENSFKYSLDEVGPAWITISIAVTNGWLSVKIENSLPKKISKTTENLNSGIGIANVKRRLELLYPEKHILTVKNEITSFFVSLKIKIEDGCN; this is encoded by the coding sequence ATGAAGGCACTTACATACGATCCTGAAAATAGATTTATGAAAATTAAATTGTATACTTTATACTGGCTGGGATATATTTTGCTTTTTAGTTTGATTCAAGGTTTACCGGCCGGAGATTTTTTAACCGCATTTTATAATGAATGGTATAGCATTTTGCCTAAAATTCTTTTTGTGACCATCGTTGTCGAATTTTTAATGCCTCGCTTTTTGTTCAGGAAAAAAACAATTGCTTTTATCACTGTATATATTCTTCTAATTTTAGTTTTTGCTTTTTTGCAGCGCTTGATCGACAATTACATTATAATTCGTTATTATCTGACTTTCTGGAAAATTGAACCAATTTTATCGGCTCCGGTTTTTTTATATAATATTAGTAAACTCCAATTTGTGGTAACTATTCCGCTGGCTTTTAAGCTGTTTTATTATTTAGCAGAAGAAAAAAATAAAGTTCAAATCATATCATCCCAAAAATTACAGGCTGAATTATCTTCTCTTCGAAATCAATTTCATCCACATTTTTTGTTCAATGTCCTCAATAGCTTGTACTCTAAAATTTTAACCAAATCAGATGATTCTGCTGAAATTGTGCTGAGAATATCCGATTTGCTTCGGTTTTCTATCTATGATGTAAATAATAGAAATATCTCCTTGCAAAATGAAGTAGATTATCTTAAAAATTATATTTCGTTGCAGCAACTGCGTTTTGAGAATCAGCTTCAATTGAGTTTTAGTGTTCACGGTACTATCGAAAATCATTCTATTGAGCCTTTTTTGATACTTCCGTTTATAGAAAACAGCTTCAAATATAGTTTAGATGAAGTAGGTCCGGCTTGGATTACCATTTCTATTGCGGTGACTAATGGATGGCTTTCTGTTAAAATTGAAAATAGTCTTCCTAAAAAAATTAGCAAGACAACAGAAAATTTGAATAGTGGAATTGGAATTGCAAATGTTAAAAGAAGATTAGAACTACTTTATCCAGAAAAGCATATTTTGACTGTGAAAAATGAAATTACGAGTTTTTTCGTTTCCTTAAAAATAAAAATAGAAGATGGCTGTAATTAA
- a CDS encoding LytR/AlgR family response regulator transcription factor, whose protein sequence is MAVINCIIIEDELPASILLELHIARFDFLDLKGRFTSVANAQNILKSHKIDLIFLDINLPGKSGIEFARSLSSETAVIFTTAYTEYAVEGFEIEAIDYILKPIAFGRFTKAISKYTKIRESNQIVLHSKIQETDRAFIFVKCERKMVKLFLDEIDYFESQGNYLLIYTATECYKTYQSITEMEEKLPEGLFFRIHRSFLVAIKKITSYNTNHINIQNKQLPIGRFYQSSVSYLLNSLTNNALNL, encoded by the coding sequence ATGGCTGTAATTAACTGTATCATAATTGAAGATGAATTACCAGCCTCTATTTTGCTGGAACTTCATATTGCCCGGTTTGATTTTTTAGATTTAAAAGGCAGATTTACCAGCGTTGCAAATGCACAGAACATTTTGAAATCGCATAAAATTGACCTTATTTTTCTAGATATCAATTTACCGGGAAAATCCGGAATCGAATTTGCGAGAAGTTTATCTTCAGAAACCGCAGTAATTTTTACAACTGCTTACACAGAATATGCGGTCGAAGGATTTGAAATTGAAGCCATCGATTATATTTTAAAACCAATTGCCTTTGGACGTTTTACAAAAGCGATAAGCAAATACACAAAAATTAGGGAATCAAATCAAATCGTTTTGCATTCTAAAATTCAGGAAACTGATCGCGCGTTTATTTTTGTGAAATGCGAAAGAAAAATGGTCAAACTTTTTTTAGACGAAATTGACTATTTTGAATCTCAAGGAAACTATTTACTGATTTATACAGCAACAGAATGTTATAAAACGTATCAGTCGATTACAGAAATGGAAGAAAAATTACCTGAGGGCCTGTTTTTCAGAATTCATCGCTCATTTCTTGTTGCCATAAAAAAAATAACAAGTTATAATACAAACCATATCAATATTCAAAATAAGCAATTGCCTATTGGAAGGTTTTATCAGTCCTCTGTATCTTATTTACTGAATTCATTAACAAATAACGCTTTGAATTTATAA
- a CDS encoding AraC family transcriptional regulator yields MENIPIRHISQQSEPELTGSFTIREITSLLSGRDMVQELHRHDFYYILIVKNGEGLHDIDFTGYEIKDHTVFMMRPGQVHNLFLKAGCTGYLIQFKTDFLYSHNSASQKHLTRLIQYSAYNLEQEGFCRIEAVVSEALKEYSNKLKGYHEVLKASLSIFLIELLRQRTDNAIAAMGDNTYGQEKLEQFLELVEKNSSTHKQVSQYTGLLNLSSYQLSSITKTLLAKTPSEIINQHIILEAKRQLLATSKQVGQIACDLGYNDPSYFTRFFKRHTGLSPESFRQNSK; encoded by the coding sequence GTGGAAAACATTCCAATCCGCCATATTAGCCAGCAAAGTGAACCTGAATTGACAGGGAGTTTTACTATACGGGAAATAACATCCTTATTGTCCGGCAGGGATATGGTTCAGGAGCTGCACAGGCATGATTTCTATTATATTTTAATTGTTAAGAATGGAGAAGGCCTTCACGATATTGACTTTACAGGCTATGAAATAAAAGATCATACTGTTTTTATGATGCGTCCCGGCCAGGTGCATAACCTTTTTCTAAAAGCAGGCTGCACGGGCTATTTAATACAATTTAAAACAGATTTTCTTTATTCTCATAACAGTGCCTCCCAAAAGCATCTGACCAGGCTAATTCAATACAGTGCTTACAACCTCGAGCAGGAAGGATTTTGCAGAATCGAGGCTGTCGTATCAGAGGCATTAAAAGAATATTCAAACAAACTCAAAGGCTATCACGAAGTTTTGAAAGCAAGCCTGAGCATTTTTCTTATTGAACTGCTTCGCCAGCGGACCGATAACGCTATTGCGGCTATGGGGGATAACACCTATGGACAGGAAAAATTGGAGCAATTTCTGGAACTTGTGGAAAAAAACAGTAGTACCCACAAACAGGTTTCACAATATACCGGTTTATTAAATTTATCGTCTTACCAGCTAAGTTCTATTACAAAAACTTTACTTGCTAAAACCCCTTCTGAGATTATAAACCAGCATATTATCCTGGAAGCCAAACGCCAGCTTTTGGCGACCTCAAAGCAAGTGGGCCAGATTGCCTGCGACTTAGGATATAATGACCCTTCTTATTTTACCCGGTTTTTTAAAAGGCATACCGGTCTCTCTCCCGAGTCCTTTAGGCAAAACTCTAAATAA
- a CDS encoding NAD(P)/FAD-dependent oxidoreductase: protein MDRPTTTESLSSGATAGTDLTGPRCKFIKQTGLAIAALTFPFPLRAFYMSTVSKKFDVIIIGGSYSGLAAAMALGRALKQVLIINSGEPCNAQTPYSHNFLTRDGSTPAGIAVVGKQQVEKYQTVKFLNGFASSGKKTDKGFEIMMETGETFQALKLIFATGIKDIMPPIEGFSECWGISAIHCPYCHGYEVRGSRTGILGNGDPAFELAKMISNWTPDLTLYTNGVYAINAGQNASLKRRNISVVEKQISKLEHLGGISGILCLQTAQDLH from the coding sequence ATGGATCGTCCAACAACAACGGAATCTCTCAGTTCCGGCGCCACTGCCGGTACAGATTTAACAGGACCAAGGTGTAAGTTCATTAAACAAACCGGATTGGCAATAGCAGCTTTAACTTTTCCATTTCCACTTAGAGCATTTTATATGAGTACAGTTAGTAAAAAATTTGATGTCATTATTATCGGGGGAAGCTACTCCGGCCTGGCCGCAGCAATGGCACTGGGAAGGGCATTAAAACAAGTTTTGATTATCAATAGCGGTGAGCCCTGCAATGCACAAACGCCATATTCCCATAATTTCCTCACCCGGGACGGCAGCACACCTGCAGGAATCGCCGTAGTGGGAAAACAGCAGGTAGAAAAGTATCAAACTGTAAAATTCCTTAATGGCTTTGCTTCCAGTGGAAAGAAAACGGACAAAGGTTTTGAAATAATGATGGAAACCGGTGAAACTTTCCAGGCCTTAAAATTAATTTTTGCTACGGGCATAAAAGATATAATGCCGCCCATTGAGGGGTTTTCAGAGTGCTGGGGGATTTCAGCCATACATTGCCCGTATTGTCATGGCTATGAAGTTCGAGGTAGCCGGACAGGGATTCTGGGCAATGGTGATCCTGCATTTGAACTGGCTAAGATGATTTCAAACTGGACCCCGGATCTGACCCTCTATACCAATGGGGTATATGCGATAAACGCCGGGCAGAATGCCAGTCTGAAACGCCGTAATATTAGTGTTGTTGAAAAGCAGATCAGTAAGCTGGAACATCTTGGGGGCATATCCGGCATATTGTGTTTACAGACGGCACAAGATCTTCACTGA
- a CDS encoding FAD-dependent oxidoreductase, giving the protein MTQDGYIKTDPFQQTSIEGIYASGDNASRARTLANAVAMGTAAGMAASKKLILEQF; this is encoded by the coding sequence ATGACCCAGGACGGCTATATTAAGACCGATCCTTTTCAGCAGACCTCCATTGAAGGCATTTATGCTTCGGGGGACAATGCCTCTCGGGCCAGGACTCTTGCCAATGCAGTTGCAATGGGAACGGCAGCGGGTATGGCAGCCAGTAAAAAGCTGATACTGGAACAATTTTGA
- a CDS encoding short chain dehydrogenase has protein sequence MKIIIVGASGTMGKHLVKALEKEHEVITVASKGCDIDADITSPESIENLFRKAGSFDALISTAGPTFVGPWGKLNDAAFRKGVEGKMMGQINLVLIGQHYINPKGSFTLITGALTHEPQVNFANASAVNGAVEGFVRAAAIELDNGIRINAVSPTVIEDSPQYFPYFPGEMPTTMRQLEFMFRKSVFGKGTGHIIRA, from the coding sequence ATGAAAATTATTATAGTAGGTGCAAGCGGCACTATGGGAAAACATTTAGTCAAAGCACTGGAAAAGGAGCATGAAGTTATCACAGTGGCATCCAAAGGATGTGACATCGATGCTGATATTACATCACCGGAATCCATTGAAAACCTATTTAGGAAGGCCGGCTCATTTGATGCCTTGATTTCAACGGCAGGCCCGACATTTGTAGGTCCATGGGGCAAATTAAATGATGCAGCATTCAGAAAGGGAGTGGAAGGAAAAATGATGGGGCAGATCAACCTGGTGCTGATAGGTCAGCATTATATCAACCCGAAAGGTTCCTTTACCCTAATTACCGGAGCCTTGACCCATGAGCCTCAGGTAAACTTTGCCAATGCATCAGCTGTTAACGGTGCTGTGGAAGGATTTGTCCGTGCAGCGGCCATTGAGCTGGATAACGGGATTCGTATCAATGCAGTAAGCCCCACAGTCATCGAAGATTCCCCGCAGTATTTCCCATACTTCCCCGGAGAGATGCCAACCACCATGAGACAGTTGGAATTTATGTTTCGTAAAAGCGTATTTGGCAAGGGAACCGGTCATATTATTAGGGCTTAA
- a CDS encoding winged helix-turn-helix transcriptional regulator: protein MTYKKKLPVSLDCGLNLFLEVMNGKWKLALIWSIYSGIKRPGELQRKIPKASRRVLDTQLKQLIDHGILSKVDFNEMPLKVEYELTPLGQTLIPVIARTAKWGETHRETLENLILAQN, encoded by the coding sequence ATGACTTACAAAAAAAAATTACCTGTTTCCCTTGATTGTGGATTAAATTTATTTCTCGAAGTGATGAATGGAAAATGGAAACTTGCTTTGATCTGGAGTATTTATTCTGGAATTAAAAGACCTGGAGAATTACAAAGGAAAATCCCTAAAGCAAGCCGCAGGGTTTTAGATACACAGCTGAAACAACTCATTGATCATGGAATTCTTTCTAAAGTTGATTTTAACGAAATGCCTTTAAAGGTAGAATATGAATTGACACCTTTAGGACAAACACTTATACCAGTTATTGCTCGTACTGCAAAATGGGGCGAAACGCATCGTGAAACATTAGAAAATTTAATACTCGCACAAAATTAA
- a CDS encoding aldo/keto reductase translates to MKNKLFGKKTGLYASELVLGAAMLGNRKGYGSTAEEAKHILTAYADAGGNFIDISDRYQLGESEEIVGKFMEHQRSNFIICTKYTQSNESNPAISNYGNHRKAMRQAVESSLKRLKTDYIDVYMPHFDDGVTPMDEIVRGLEDLVNAGKVLYTGLTNFPAWKAAAIAKSANLSAIQIEYNLIQRTADREFIPMASEFGLGIMMYSPLAGGLLTGKYRQGESGRINSGSNSEYNENDVTKKIIDALITISEELGITPGQVAFAWTLSKDAFPIVGARAVSHLNDALKAVSVPLTADHISILDQLSMVSLGYPHDLLQQVRG, encoded by the coding sequence ATGAAAAATAAGTTATTTGGAAAGAAAACAGGTTTATATGCCAGTGAGTTAGTTTTAGGAGCTGCTATGTTAGGAAACCGAAAAGGATATGGCTCTACGGCCGAAGAAGCGAAACATATTCTAACAGCTTACGCAGATGCCGGAGGAAATTTTATAGACATTTCTGACCGTTACCAGCTTGGTGAATCCGAGGAAATTGTTGGTAAGTTTATGGAGCATCAGCGAAGTAATTTTATAATCTGTACTAAATACACACAAAGTAATGAAAGCAATCCAGCAATAAGCAACTACGGAAATCATCGCAAAGCAATGAGACAGGCTGTAGAATCAAGTCTGAAACGATTAAAAACAGATTATATTGATGTGTACATGCCACATTTTGATGACGGTGTTACTCCTATGGATGAGATTGTACGAGGTTTGGAAGATTTAGTAAATGCTGGAAAAGTGCTTTATACAGGCTTAACAAATTTTCCTGCTTGGAAGGCCGCTGCAATTGCAAAAAGCGCAAATCTAAGTGCCATTCAAATTGAATATAACTTAATACAACGCACTGCTGACAGGGAATTTATACCGATGGCTTCAGAATTTGGTTTAGGAATAATGATGTATTCACCATTGGCCGGTGGTTTGTTGACAGGAAAATACCGTCAGGGAGAATCCGGACGTATAAACTCCGGTTCAAATTCAGAATACAACGAAAACGATGTTACAAAAAAAATTATAGATGCGCTTATCACCATTTCTGAGGAACTGGGTATTACACCGGGTCAGGTAGCTTTTGCATGGACTTTGTCTAAAGATGCTTTTCCAATAGTTGGAGCACGTGCTGTCTCTCATTTAAATGATGCTTTAAAGGCAGTATCCGTTCCGCTTACTGCAGATCATATTTCGATTTTAGATCAGCTTAGTATGGTATCTTTAGGTTATCCTCATGATTTGCTGCAACAAGTCCGAGGCTGA